Proteins co-encoded in one Cercospora beticola chromosome 7, complete sequence genomic window:
- a CDS encoding uncharacterized protein (CAZy:AA3): MRFHRLLDFALLVTTLAVPAQQHRHDDTHKVEDHHHKHEGTKRKRQCCDNLNQPGIYDYIVVGSGPGGGPVASRLARAGFSVLLIEAGTDTSGYQDVQVPSFHPRASELPRQLWAYFVERYEDPVQQLRDTKQVYLVPDDPSYYGAPFTGAGHCPPDPFGITYVLPNGRYYTGQYPPPGAIRLGLLYARGSALGGSTQMSAMAMVTPHEEDWVGLGEVTGNISTFDPHMMREYFVKLENCKYFLNSVLGHGFNGWLDISLTPLTLVLRDLKLASLIAAAALAVGKAGGFLGELLTSISVFANILAADLNAPGLSRDYAADVWQVPNAVSPDRHSIRSGVIDLIRSTVQEGYPLYVQLDTMVTKVLMDTSGPIPRAYGVQYEYGPNLAYMSTLSTKQHGIPGYAYARYDVILSGGVFETPKLLKLSGIGPAEELSYWGIPVIANLPGVGANMQDRYELGSVGLATTPFAAFKDCRYSVEPDPCLDEYRAGTNPVDQGPYVSNGLAVGTTLSTSVNDGPTPDIFIVAVPAYFAGYYPGYATCATLDALHWTFVILKMKSRNNAGYVRLRSLDPLDQAEIQFNNFAIGGDLDAQAVAEGIQRARDIYDSVIPLDGTLTEVVPGLQYQGAALIQYIRDNAWGHHACCTARLGAYGDPFAVVDFDFRVMGVSGLRIVDGSVWAKSIGYYPTVPLYMLSERAADVILGQQSVPLGLNDLNNFEAGGPVGTFAAALVGTVGGLAGMGGDSGQGTGLLNGLKGILGKRWNAFSPAASKQ; encoded by the exons ATGCGTTTTCACAGATTGCTCGACTTTGCGCTTTTAGTTACCACGTTGGCAGTTCCAGCGCAGCAACACAGGCATGACGATACCCACAAGGTCGAAGACCATCATCACAAGCATGAAGGCACGAAGCGAAAGAGGCAGTGTTGCGACAACCTGAACCAGCCTGGCATCTATGACTATATTGTCGTAGGAAGTGGTCCAGGTGGCGGACCAGTCGCTTCCCGACTTGCTCGCGCCGGTTTCAGCGTTTTGCTTATCGAAGCTGGCACCGATACAAGCGGGTACCAGGACGTCCAAGTACCATCCTTCCATCCTCGAGCCTCCGAGTTGCCCAGGCAGCTATGG GCGTATTTTGTGGAACGTTACGAAGATCCAGTACAGCAGCTGCGCGACACCAAACAGGTCTATTTGGTTCCAGATGATCCTTCCTACTACGGGGCTCCATTCACGGGTGCTGGACACTGTCCTCCCGACCCTTTTGGAATCACCTATGTCCTGCCAAACGGCCGTTACTACACAGGCCAATATCCTCCTCCTGGGGCAATACGTCTTGGTCTGCTCTACGCACGAGGGTCTGCGCTCGGAGGTAGCACGCAAATGTCCGCAATGGCCATGGTCACACCTCACGAGGAGGACTGGGTGGGTCTTGGTGAGGTGACGGGTAATATTTCCACGTTCGATCCTCATATGATGCGTGAATACTTCGTCAAACTGGAGAACTGCAAGTACTTCCTCAACAGCGTACTCGGCCATGGCTTCAATGGGTGGCTGGACATTTCGCTGACGC CTCTTACACTGGTGCTTCGCGATTTGAAGCTTGCGTCTTTGATCGCCGCAGCTGCGTTGGCCGTAGGCAAG GCTGGAGGCTTTCTTGGAGAATTGCTCACGAGTATAAGCGTCTTTGCGAACATCTTAGCAGCTGATCTCAACGCGCCCGGTCTCAGTAGAGATTACGCCGCCGACGTCTGGCAAGTACCAAATGCGGTCAGCCCGGATAGGCACAGCATCAGAAGTG GTGTCATCGACTTGATTCGCTCTACTGTACAAGAAGGCTACCCTCTCTATGTCCAGCTCGATACCATGGTGACGAAAGTTCTCATGGATACCAGCGGCCCCATCCCTCGAGCCTACGGAGTTCAGTATGAATATGGTCCGAACTTGGCCTACATGTCAACACTGTCAACGAAACAGCATGGTATTCCTGGCTATGCGTACGCAAGATACGATGTGATTCTTTCGGGCGGCGTGTTCGAAACACCGA AACTTCTCAAACTTAGCGGTATTGGGCCAGCGGAGGAGCTGAGCTATTGGGGCATACCTGTCATCGCGAACCTTCCGGGAGTCGGTGCTAATATGCAAGATCGTTACGAGCTTGGTTCTGTTGGCCTTGCGACAACGCCATTTGCGGCGTTTAAGGATTGCAGGTACTCTGTCGAGCCAGATCCGTGCTTGGATGAATACAGAGCCGGCACAAATCCG GTCGACCAAGGGCCTTACGTGAGTAATGGATTG GCGGTCGGCACAACCCTGAGCACGTCAGTCAACGATGGCCCAACACCAGATATCTTCATTGTCGCAGTGCCAGCGTACTTTGCGGGCTATTACCCTGGCTATGCTACCTGTGCAACACTCGATGCCCTTCACTGGACATTCGTGAtcctgaagatgaagagtcGTAATAATGCTGGCTATGTTCGTCTTCGCTCATTGGACCCTCTTGATCAAGCCGAAATCCAATTTAACAACTTCGCAATCGGTGGCGACCTGGACGCACAAGCTGTCGCAGAGGGAATTCAGCGCGCTAGAGACATCTACGACAGTGTTATCCCACTGGACGGCACTTTGACTGAAGTCGTCCCCGGTCTCCAATATCAAGG AGCAGCTCTCATCCAATACATCCGCGACAACGCCTGGGGCCACCACGCCTGCTGCACGGCCAGACTCGGCGCCTACGGCGATCCTTTTGCAGTGGTAGACTTCGACTTCCGCGTGATGGGCGTTTCCGGCCTGCGCATCGTCGACGGTTCCGTCTGGGCAAAATCCATAGGTTACTACCCCACGGTTCCGCTGTACATGCTGAGCGAGCGGGCTGCCGACGTCATTCTTGGACAACAATCAGTGCCTCTGGGCCTGAACGACTTGAACAATTTCGAAGCCGGTGGTCCCGTCGGCACATTTGCTGCAGCGCTTGTGGGAACAGTGGGCGGACTTGCTGGTATGGGCGGTGACTCTGGGCAAGGTACAGGACTTTTGAACGGGCTGAAGGGTATCTTGGGT AAACGATGGAACGCATTCAGCCCTGCTGCATCCAAGCAATAA